The following are encoded in a window of Caldilineales bacterium genomic DNA:
- a CDS encoding phosphotransferase yields the protein MTAHDWEAILLPELRQALPQYASKRLTLSLARPSFDYTNSRLHFFDLLAEGRPVQELAIKEVREAAQSEVWLEFQGMNRLWAHLAGHPHIRAPRPLFWLARPPALAMEAARGERLHRVLAACRRPQRPARYSQALACVHLAGQALSLLHQIAPAPNATLLPAPAARAEAAFHRLLGVGVPAGQIDDLHRRLEPVLASQPPSGPLVALHGDYTLRNLLCAADGALTILDTSLDTAGPPSHDVGYFLASLAFIDRWQLLAGRLAWPPANIAAMREAFLAGYGDGDGWGRGLTHGPDPDAGLDAGQLQLFTALRLLERWGQYAETWQASRSRVARWVLGARGQRYFAGAVAEAMVERDSNR from the coding sequence GTGACCGCGCACGATTGGGAGGCGATCCTGCTGCCCGAGCTACGCCAGGCGCTGCCACAATACGCCAGCAAGAGGTTGACACTCAGCCTTGCGCGTCCCTCTTTTGACTACACGAACTCGCGCCTCCACTTCTTCGACCTGCTGGCCGAAGGACGTCCGGTGCAAGAATTGGCGATTAAAGAGGTGCGCGAGGCCGCCCAAAGTGAGGTGTGGCTTGAATTCCAAGGGATGAATCGGCTCTGGGCGCATCTGGCCGGCCACCCGCACATCCGGGCGCCGCGCCCGCTGTTCTGGCTGGCCCGCCCGCCTGCCCTGGCGATGGAAGCGGCCCGGGGCGAGCGACTGCACCGGGTGCTGGCCGCCTGCCGGCGCCCGCAACGACCCGCCCGATACAGCCAGGCGCTCGCTTGCGTCCATCTGGCGGGCCAGGCTTTGTCCCTCCTCCACCAAATCGCTCCCGCGCCGAATGCCACCCTCCTGCCCGCCCCGGCCGCACGCGCCGAAGCCGCTTTCCACCGTCTGCTTGGGGTTGGCGTCCCGGCCGGGCAGATCGATGACCTCCACCGCCGGCTCGAACCCGTTCTAGCGTCCCAGCCGCCGTCCGGCCCGCTTGTGGCCCTGCACGGCGACTACACGCTGCGCAACCTGCTGTGCGCGGCCGATGGCGCGCTCACCATCCTGGACACCTCGCTGGACACCGCCGGCCCACCTTCACACGATGTTGGCTATTTCCTGGCATCGCTGGCGTTTATCGACCGCTGGCAGCTGCTGGCCGGGCGGTTGGCGTGGCCGCCGGCCAACATCGCGGCCATGCGGGAGGCTTTCCTCGCTGGCTACGGCGACGGCGATGGTTGGGGTCGCGGCCTCACCCACGGCCCCGACCCCGACGCCGGCCTAGATGCCGGCCAGTTACAGCTTTTCACCGCCCTACGGCTGTTGGAGCGGTGGGGGCAGTATGCCGAGACCTGGCAGGCGAGTCGGTCGCGGGTGGCGCGATGGGTTTTGGGGGCGCGGGGGCAGAGGTATTTTGCAGGGGCGGTGGCTGAGGCAATGGTTGAAAGGGACAGCAATCGATGA
- a CDS encoding BCD family MFS transporter → MKLRKTSPTAAPPGFSVWHSLKLGLFQVGSSLVDLLTTGVINRLLIVEMGVAAWPVTLLTGLRYLIAPLSLWAGHRSDTRPLLGSRRTSYIWLGRLLILLSLPLLPLALAAIGHDSGSATGWLLLVTAFLLYSIGASASGAPYLALVHDSAPYERRGQVNAIVYTLLAASSAFVGFLYGRLLPTWDLALFWRLVMVAMVGAAFFWFISVWREERRAAPPAVVENAPSLRTTVAGLWADPRARRYALFLGASAFFAFMQDGVLEPFGGDVFGLSVGETTRFNAYWGMGVLLAMVIGAYLTRRRAPDRQVSTTAWGLAILAGPLFLLALSSVMQIQSLLRPLLFVFGAGLGIFSVGGVALLMAMSREQQAGAYLALWSMIQLITRGAGIAAGGLLRDLGLAVTGSLSLAYGFVFAFEAVGLLVCILLLRRVDVPGFVSLSTRAEAVALPTPAVFD, encoded by the coding sequence ATGAAACTACGCAAGACATCACCAACCGCCGCCCCGCCTGGTTTCAGCGTCTGGCATTCGCTCAAGCTAGGGCTGTTCCAGGTCGGCTCTTCGCTTGTCGATCTGCTGACAACCGGCGTCATCAACCGCCTGCTGATCGTCGAGATGGGCGTGGCCGCCTGGCCTGTCACCCTGCTCACCGGCCTGCGCTATCTGATCGCCCCGCTCAGCCTCTGGGCCGGCCACCGCTCCGACACCCGCCCGCTGCTCGGCAGCCGCCGGACGAGCTACATCTGGCTGGGGCGGCTGCTGATCCTCCTCTCGCTGCCCCTGCTGCCCCTGGCGCTGGCCGCCATCGGCCACGATTCCGGCTCGGCCACCGGCTGGCTGCTGCTCGTCACCGCCTTTCTGCTCTACAGCATCGGCGCTTCGGCCTCAGGCGCGCCCTATCTGGCGCTGGTGCACGATAGCGCCCCCTACGAGCGCCGGGGCCAGGTCAACGCCATCGTCTACACCCTGCTGGCCGCCAGCAGCGCCTTTGTCGGCTTCCTCTATGGCCGCCTGCTGCCCACCTGGGACCTGGCCCTGTTCTGGCGGCTGGTGATGGTGGCGATGGTCGGGGCCGCCTTCTTCTGGTTTATCTCGGTCTGGCGCGAGGAACGGCGGGCGGCCCCACCGGCCGTGGTCGAGAACGCACCTTCGCTGCGCACGACCGTCGCCGGCCTCTGGGCCGACCCGCGGGCGCGGCGCTATGCGCTTTTTCTGGGTGCTTCGGCCTTCTTCGCCTTCATGCAGGATGGCGTGCTAGAGCCGTTTGGCGGCGATGTCTTCGGGCTGTCGGTGGGCGAGACCACCCGCTTCAACGCCTACTGGGGGATGGGCGTGCTGCTGGCGATGGTGATCGGCGCTTATCTCACGCGGCGGCGCGCGCCCGACCGCCAGGTGAGCACCACCGCCTGGGGTCTGGCGATCCTGGCCGGGCCGCTGTTTCTGCTCGCCCTCAGCTCGGTCATGCAGATTCAGTCGCTCCTGCGGCCCTTGCTGTTCGTCTTCGGCGCTGGCCTGGGCATCTTCTCGGTCGGCGGCGTGGCCTTGCTGATGGCCATGAGCCGCGAACAACAGGCGGGCGCCTATCTGGCCCTGTGGAGCATGATCCAGCTCATCACCCGTGGGGCCGGCATCGCCGCCGGCGGCCTGCTGCGTGACCTGGGCCTTGCCGTCACCGGCTCGTTGAGCCTGGCCTACGGCTTTGTCTTCGCCTTCGAGGCGGTGGGCCTCCTGGTCTGCATCCTCTTGCTGCGCCGGGTCGATGTGCCGGGCTTCGTCAGCTTGTCAACCCGGGCCGAAGCAGTCGCCCTGCCCACGCCCGCCGTCTTCGACTGA
- a CDS encoding serine carboxypeptidase — MKTILIIHLNEADTTSTVSFLGQPVEILRRGCGGDAGRAEDLIVAHDGRVDAIGVEGIPFDLQLGNAHRSHEAGAKLKELARMTPIVDGGGIRAGLERWGVILADRAQPGIFAQKRVLMTPGLNHPGLAQSLGRRGSAIRFADPVLYFALPDFPGMGAKTTLDQAAGPTLEQLKEAPFRRIYPQPGQPGQERATEPFTWADVIAGDIGAIRRYAPAELKHKTIVVEAADEDDLHDLQRRGAAILVTMMPSLDGPDGLGRWSAATIEALLVALRTDPESPLNEDTYLDLMAGIQWTPAIRYLQPEEAGINKFAFVIHPLKIDFIHKHKAFRWTKYLPDALVERVAAYMPPMYLSRITGGQSPTTGQKIEGYLYSLGATPRQMMDRGERFTYSRLNQAAKMAERRGARIMGLGAFTSVVGDAGITVANEADIAITSGNSLTVAMTLEAAKRAVILMGATDLTRGKVMIVGATGSIASVCSRLIAQAIGNVVLVSIEPEKLIELKRTIQRETPGCEVTIATRAGELISDCDLIITATSAFGQRVIDITRCKPGAVICDVARPPDINPAEAALRPDVLVIESGEVLIPGDIDFGYDIGLPPKTSYACLAETALLAMEGRFEDYTLGRNITMERVKEIFKLSQKHGFKLAGLRFHDKYITDADIAEKRALADELRNDPARFAHVKEETTAQLAAIPVMAKGVEAGNGRARQVWLGAGAAVGAGALALLLARRRR; from the coding sequence ATGAAGACCATCCTCATCATTCATCTCAACGAGGCCGATACGACCTCGACCGTTTCCTTTCTCGGCCAGCCGGTCGAGATCCTCCGCCGAGGGTGCGGGGGCGACGCCGGCCGGGCCGAGGATCTGATCGTCGCCCATGATGGCCGGGTCGATGCCATCGGTGTGGAGGGCATCCCCTTCGATCTGCAGTTGGGCAACGCCCATCGCAGCCACGAGGCCGGGGCGAAGTTGAAAGAACTCGCCCGCATGACGCCGATCGTGGATGGCGGCGGCATTCGGGCCGGGCTGGAGCGCTGGGGCGTGATCCTGGCCGACCGGGCGCAGCCGGGCATCTTCGCCCAAAAACGGGTGCTGATGACGCCCGGGCTCAACCATCCCGGCCTGGCGCAATCCCTGGGCCGCCGCGGTTCGGCCATCCGTTTCGCCGACCCGGTTCTGTACTTCGCCCTGCCCGATTTCCCCGGCATGGGCGCCAAGACGACGCTAGACCAGGCCGCCGGCCCCACGTTGGAGCAGCTCAAGGAGGCGCCCTTCCGCCGTATCTATCCGCAGCCCGGCCAGCCCGGCCAAGAGCGGGCGACCGAGCCGTTCACCTGGGCCGATGTCATCGCCGGCGACATCGGCGCCATCCGCCGCTATGCTCCCGCCGAACTGAAGCACAAGACGATCGTGGTGGAAGCGGCGGACGAGGACGACCTGCACGACCTCCAGCGCCGCGGCGCCGCCATCCTGGTGACGATGATGCCGTCGCTGGATGGGCCGGACGGGCTGGGGCGATGGTCGGCGGCGACGATCGAGGCGCTGCTGGTGGCCTTGCGCACCGACCCTGAGTCGCCGCTAAACGAGGACACCTATCTCGACCTGATGGCCGGCATCCAATGGACGCCCGCCATCCGCTATTTGCAGCCCGAGGAAGCGGGGATCAACAAGTTCGCCTTTGTCATCCACCCGCTCAAGATCGATTTCATCCACAAGCACAAGGCCTTCCGCTGGACCAAATACCTGCCCGATGCGCTGGTCGAGCGAGTGGCGGCCTATATGCCGCCGATGTATCTCTCGCGCATCACCGGCGGGCAATCGCCCACCACCGGGCAGAAGATCGAGGGCTATCTCTATTCGTTGGGTGCGACCCCGCGGCAGATGATGGATCGCGGTGAGCGGTTCACCTACAGCCGGCTCAACCAGGCGGCGAAGATGGCCGAGCGCAGGGGGGCGCGGATCATGGGGTTGGGGGCCTTCACCAGTGTGGTGGGGGATGCCGGGATCACGGTGGCGAACGAGGCCGACATTGCCATCACCAGCGGCAACAGTCTGACCGTGGCCATGACGCTGGAAGCAGCCAAGCGGGCGGTGATCCTGATGGGGGCCACCGATCTGACCAGGGGCAAGGTGATGATCGTGGGGGCCACCGGTTCGATTGCCTCGGTCTGCTCGCGGTTGATCGCCCAGGCCATCGGCAACGTCGTCCTGGTCTCGATCGAGCCGGAGAAGCTGATCGAACTCAAGCGCACGATCCAGCGCGAGACGCCCGGCTGTGAAGTGACGATCGCCACCCGCGCCGGCGAGCTGATCTCGGATTGCGATCTGATCATCACCGCCACCTCGGCCTTCGGCCAACGGGTGATCGACATCACCCGCTGCAAACCGGGGGCGGTGATCTGCGATGTCGCCCGGCCGCCGGACATCAACCCGGCCGAGGCGGCGCTGCGCCCGGATGTGCTGGTGATCGAGAGCGGCGAGGTGCTGATCCCCGGCGACATCGATTTCGGCTACGATATCGGTCTGCCGCCCAAGACTTCCTACGCCTGCCTGGCCGAGACGGCGCTGCTGGCGATGGAGGGGCGCTTCGAGGATTACACCTTGGGCCGCAACATCACCATGGAGCGGGTGAAGGAGATCTTCAAGCTCTCGCAGAAGCACGGGTTCAAGCTGGCGGGGCTGCGCTTCCACGATAAGTACATCACGGATGCGGACATTGCCGAGAAGCGGGCCTTGGCCGACGAGTTGCGCAATGACCCGGCTCGTTTCGCCCACGTGAAGGAGGAGACGACGGCGCAGTTGGCGGCGATCCCGGTGATGGCGAAGGGGGTGGAGGCGGGGAACGGCCGCGCCAGGCAGGTCTGGCTGGGCGCGGGCGCGGCGGTGGGGGCGGGGGCGCTGGCGTTGTTGCTGGCGCGGCGGCGAAGGTAG
- a CDS encoding DUF1269 domain-containing protein yields the protein MTTPNLHLTVAHFPDEAAARATQEALDAARKTEGSETGHLSFDDSATVSRETDGKLRIHDTGELGVGKGAVIGGAIGAAIGLLAGPAGVVAGGALGAWFGGLAAGTVDGGIPDMDLAAIGALLEPGHAAVVVTTAEADRSPVAAFLREQGGEILTPDASADS from the coding sequence ATGACCACCCCAAACCTGCACCTCACCGTTGCCCATTTCCCTGATGAAGCCGCCGCCCGCGCCACCCAAGAAGCGCTCGACGCCGCTCGCAAGACCGAAGGATCGGAAACCGGGCATCTCAGCTTCGACGATAGCGCCACCGTCAGCCGCGAGACCGATGGCAAGCTGCGCATCCACGACACGGGCGAGTTGGGCGTCGGCAAAGGCGCAGTGATTGGCGGCGCCATTGGCGCCGCCATCGGGCTGCTGGCCGGGCCGGCCGGGGTGGTGGCGGGGGGCGCGCTGGGGGCCTGGTTTGGTGGGCTGGCGGCCGGGACGGTGGACGGCGGCATCCCCGATATGGATCTGGCGGCTATTGGCGCCCTGCTGGAGCCGGGTCACGCCGCGGTGGTGGTAACAACCGCGGAGGCCGACCGCTCGCCCGTGGCCGCCTTCTTGCGCGAGCAGGGCGGCGAAATCCTGACGCCGGACGCGTCAGCGGATTCATGA
- a CDS encoding MFS transporter, with translation MGALDIAIIAPALPAIQKHFGIDDRAKAWVFGAYVLFNLIGTPLMAKLSDARGRRAIYILDVSLFALGSLVAAVSPAFGILMLGRALQGLGAGGIFPVASAVIGDTFPPEKRGSALGLIGAVFGLAFLLGPILGGVILSLADWRWLFIINLPIAAGLILASLRLLPRARPAVRKPFDLVGMALLALGLASFAYGINQIDTNQFFASLTSTAVWPFLVAAVLLFLAFWRVELRAADPILRLRLFASRQIAVVSGVALGAGVGESAVVFVPSLLVAAFSISAAQSSWWLLPPVLAMAVGSPFAGRMLDRAGSRAVVATGSALLAAGMLVVGLSTVTTGVYLITALLVGLGLGMLLGAPLRYIVLNEAPLSDRASAQGGLTLFTASGQLIGSAVVGAVAASGGGGVAGYQSAFLAVGGLSILLFLLALRLKSQTAERETVRRNELVGVGSREEGVGSRE, from the coding sequence ATGGGCGCGCTCGATATCGCCATCATCGCCCCGGCGCTGCCCGCCATCCAAAAACACTTCGGCATCGACGACCGCGCCAAAGCCTGGGTGTTTGGCGCTTACGTGCTGTTCAACCTGATCGGCACGCCCTTGATGGCCAAACTCTCGGATGCCCGCGGGCGCCGCGCTATCTACATCCTGGATGTGAGTCTGTTTGCCCTGGGTTCGCTGGTGGCTGCGGTTTCGCCTGCGTTTGGCATCCTCATGCTGGGGCGGGCGCTGCAAGGGTTGGGCGCCGGCGGCATCTTCCCGGTTGCCAGCGCCGTTATTGGCGACACCTTCCCGCCCGAAAAGCGCGGCAGCGCCCTGGGTCTGATCGGGGCGGTGTTCGGTCTCGCCTTTCTCCTCGGCCCCATCCTCGGCGGCGTCATCCTCTCTCTGGCCGACTGGCGCTGGCTGTTCATCATCAACCTGCCCATCGCCGCCGGCCTCATCCTCGCCAGCCTGCGGCTGCTGCCCAGGGCCCGGCCGGCGGTGCGCAAGCCCTTCGACCTGGTCGGCATGGCGTTGCTGGCGCTCGGTCTGGCCAGCTTTGCCTACGGCATCAACCAGATCGACACCAACCAGTTCTTTGCCAGCCTGACCTCGACCGCCGTCTGGCCGTTCCTGGTCGCGGCCGTCCTCCTGTTTCTCGCCTTCTGGCGGGTGGAACTGCGCGCCGCCGACCCCATCCTGCGCCTGCGGCTGTTCGCCTCGCGGCAGATCGCTGTCGTCAGCGGCGTGGCCCTGGGAGCAGGCGTGGGCGAATCGGCAGTCGTGTTCGTGCCCTCGCTGCTGGTGGCTGCTTTCAGCATCTCGGCGGCGCAATCAAGTTGGTGGCTGCTGCCGCCCGTGCTGGCGATGGCCGTCGGCTCGCCCTTCGCCGGGCGGATGCTGGATCGAGCCGGCTCGCGGGCCGTGGTGGCGACCGGTTCCGCTCTGCTGGCCGCAGGCATGCTGGTGGTCGGCCTGAGCACGGTGACAACGGGCGTCTACCTCATCACCGCCTTGTTGGTGGGGTTGGGGTTGGGCATGTTGCTGGGGGCGCCGTTGCGCTACATCGTCCTCAACGAAGCCCCGCTCAGCGACCGCGCCTCGGCCCAGGGCGGCCTCACCCTGTTCACGGCCAGCGGCCAGCTGATCGGCAGCGCCGTAGTGGGAGCGGTGGCGGCGTCGGGCGGGGGTGGCGTCGCAGGCTACCAGTCCGCTTTCCTGGCCGTGGGCGGTCTCAGCATTTTGCTTTTCCTGTTGGCGCTCCGCCTCAAATCGCAGACCGCTGAACGTGAGACCGTCCGTCGTAATGAACTGGTGGGGGTAGGGAGTAGGGAGGAGGGAGTAGGGAGTAGGGAGTAG
- a CDS encoding glycosyltransferase, which produces MSRPPTVLFYEANDFRFYGAAQVLLWLMQNLREIRPIFVAPGDGVLTQRVRKAGIETAVLPLPAAWRRLDQTRGLPGRLGRAALSPVLLAHTAALARLIRTTGAGGVYANSTRAALYAGLAARRAGVPLWWALRIQRPPGMGERAAYALSDRVLCVAEAVRRGLGAPPKAITLLDGVPLDRLDPAASGARLRASLGWPEDALVVGNVASLAPRKRHDLFIHMAERLLVDFPQARFLIRGDRAPGVTASFEAELRAQAQPLIDAGRLAILDWVESLSEVYAAMDVFCFPSENEGFGLVVVEAMLMGLPVVRTNTAGGEDMIHEGENGFLTSINDLDALTARVARLLADPDLRARMGASGKTLARAQFSAARMAGQAEALMLERMKAGRR; this is translated from the coding sequence ATGAGCCGCCCCCCCACCGTCCTCTTCTACGAAGCCAACGACTTCCGCTTTTACGGCGCCGCCCAGGTCTTGCTGTGGCTGATGCAGAACCTGCGCGAGATCCGGCCGATCTTCGTGGCTCCCGGCGATGGCGTGCTCACCCAGCGCGTGCGCAAGGCTGGGATCGAGACCGCCGTCCTCCCCCTGCCGGCCGCCTGGCGCCGGCTCGACCAAACGCGCGGCCTGCCGGGACGCCTGGGCCGCGCCGCCCTCTCACCCGTCCTCCTGGCCCACACCGCCGCCCTCGCCCGCCTCATCCGCACCACCGGGGCGGGCGGCGTCTATGCCAACAGCACCCGCGCCGCCCTCTATGCCGGGCTGGCAGCGCGGCGGGCGGGCGTCCCCCTGTGGTGGGCCTTGCGTATCCAGCGGCCGCCCGGCATGGGCGAACGCGCCGCCTACGCGCTCAGCGACCGGGTGCTGTGCGTGGCCGAGGCCGTGCGCCGCGGCCTGGGCGCGCCGCCCAAGGCCATCACCCTGCTCGATGGCGTGCCGCTCGACCGGCTCGACCCGGCTGCTTCCGGCGCCCGGCTGCGGGCCTCGCTCGGCTGGCCGGAGGATGCCCTGGTGGTGGGCAATGTCGCCTCGTTGGCCCCGCGCAAGCGTCATGATCTCTTCATCCACATGGCTGAACGGCTGCTCGTTGACTTCCCGCAGGCGCGCTTTCTCATCCGCGGCGACCGTGCGCCCGGCGTCACCGCCAGCTTCGAGGCCGAGCTGCGTGCTCAAGCCCAACCCTTGATCGACGCCGGCCGGTTGGCCATCCTCGACTGGGTGGAAAGCCTGTCGGAGGTCTACGCCGCCATGGATGTGTTCTGCTTCCCCTCCGAAAACGAGGGCTTTGGGCTGGTGGTGGTGGAGGCGATGCTGATGGGGCTGCCGGTGGTGCGCACCAACACCGCCGGCGGCGAGGACATGATCCATGAAGGCGAAAACGGCTTCCTGACATCGATCAACGATCTCGACGCCCTCACCGCACGCGTGGCCCGGCTGCTGGCCGACCCCGACCTGCGCGCCCGCATGGGCGCTTCTGGCAAGACCCTGGCCCGCGCCCAATTTTCGGCCGCGCGCATGGCCGGCCAGGCGGAGGCGCTGATGTTGGAGCGGATGAAGGCAGGGCGCAGGTGA